The region CAAGCTTGATGTTAGTCCTGTGTCTTCGATTGTTTATGGCCATCATAACGATAAATTTCTAATTCTGCCTGAAGTATCAATAAGCGCCGACGGTTGTTTGCAGAGCATTCTGTTGGCGGCGAAACGCCCTATTGATGAATTGGGCAGCGCCCGCGTGGCGCTCACTGCCAAATCAGCTACTTCACATACACTGCTTAAAATAATTATGAATATTGCCTATAACATCACTCCGGAATACTTTGTCAGTAGCGCTGCCAGTCAAGCGGAGGCATTTGTGCAAGCTGATGCTGTGCTGCTTATCGGCGATGACGCGCTGTATGCCTACCACAACCAAACTCCTAATTACTACTACTATGATATCGGCCAGGAATGGAAGAAGTTAACCGGACAAGCCATGGTGTATGCATTATGGGTGGTAAGGCGGGAGTTTGCGGCGGCGCGGCCTGACTTAATTCCGGTTGTACATGAACGAGTAGTCGGGGGCTTTACCTATGGACTTAATCATTTGCCGGCCGCCGTAAACATGCTCTCGGGAAAAGTACCGTTCAGTGATCAACAAGTTACCGCATACATAAACTTATTAAACTACCGTCTGACGCCAGAGCATCAGGCGGCACTTCTTACTTATTACAAACTTGCGAATCGCCTGGGGCTTATTGACAGCATTCCCAGCTTAAACTTTATAAAGGTTGGTCAATGAAATTACATAAAGAAGCTAATTTAAAGGAGGATATCTACATATGATGACCGGCAAACAGGAAATGATTTTAGTCATGGACTTTGGCGGCCAATACAGCCAGTTAATCGCCAGACGAATCAGGGAATGCGGTGTATACTGCGAAATAGTGCCGTTTAACACCAGTATTGATAAAATTCGCCAGATGGCGCCTAAAGGTATAGTATTTTCAGGTGGTCCGTCCAGTGTATATGGTGAGGGTGCGCCTAAGTGCGATCCGCAGGTATTTGAGATTAATTTACCGGTGCTGGGAATTTGTTATGGTATGCAGCTTACCGCCTATACTTTAGGCGGCAAGGTCGCCCATGCTTCTTCGCGCGAATATGGCAATACCCGATTATATATTGATAAGACGACAGGTGTTTTTGCTGAAATCAACCCTGAAACTCAGGTATGGATGAGCCACGGTGATTATATCGCTGAGCCGCCGGCTGGTTTTGATATTACCGCGCACACCAACAGTACCCCTGTGGCGGCAATGGAGAATAACGAACGGCGTCTTTACGGTGTGCAGTTCCACCCTGAAGTTGTTCATACCCCTGAAGGTATGAAAATGCTCAGGAATTTCTTATTTAATATTTGCGGCTGCATTGGTGACTGGAATATGGGCTCTTTTGTTGATCAGGCGGTAGCCAAGATCAAGTCTCAAGTAGGCGACAAGCGGGTTTTGTGCGCTTTAAGTGGCGGAGTTGACTCTTCGGTTGCCGCTGTTTTAGTACATCGCGCCGTAGGCGAGCAGTTGACATGCGTATTTGTAAACCACGGTTTTTTGCGTAAAGGCGAGGCTGAGCAGGTGGTCAAAACTTTTCGTGATGGGTTTAAAATGAATTTGGTGTACGTGGATGCTGTTGAACGGTTTATGAACCGCCTTCGCGGTGTTACCGATCCTGAGCAAAAACGCAAACTTATTGGCGAAGAATTTATCCGCGTATTTGAAGCCGAAGCCGCTAAATTGGGTAACATTGACTTCCTTGTGCAAGGTACACTATATCCCGATGTTATTGAAAGTGGTACAGCCACCGCAGCTGTTATCAAAAGTCATCACAATGTGGGTGGTTTGCCTGAGGATATGAAGTTTGAACTGGTTGAGCCGCTCAGAGACTTGTTTAAAGATGAAGTACGCGCTTTAGGCCGTGAAATAAACCTGCCGGAGGATATTGTCTGGCGGCAGCCTTTCCCCGGACCTGGACTGGCGATAAGGATAATCGGTGAGATTACCGAGGAACGGCTGGAAATTCTCCGCGAAGCAGATGCTATCGTGTATCAAGAAATAAAAATTGCCGGTCTGTACCGGAAAGTTTGGCAGTCTTTCGCTGTGCTGCCTGCCATGAAGAGTGTTGGCGTTATGGGTGACGAACGCACTTATGCATATACCATCGGCCTCAGAATCGTAGAGAGCGAGGACGGTATGACTGCCGACTGGGTACGCCTGCCGTACGAAGTTCTGGACACTATTTCACGGCGGATTGTTAACGAAGTCAAAGGTGTAAACCGGATTGTTTATGATATAACCTCTAAACCACCTTCTACTATTGAATGGGAGTAGCATAGAGAAGTGAATTATGGACGGCTGCCAGCCGTCCATAATTTTTTTTATCTAAGCAGGAAAATAATAATGTATATTGAATATGCTATAAATAGGCTATACTAATTAAATTATTAAAGCGATTTAGAGTATGATATTTATTTATTGGGGGGATGTTAAAAACTTGATTTGCCGGCGCGCAGATTGATATTAAGTGTAAACCACATTTGAGTTCCACTGAGG is a window of Sporomusaceae bacterium ACPt DNA encoding:
- the mqnA gene encoding Chorismate dehydratase, translated to MIQNEQIKLGHIDFINCLPLTHGLKQGGFAQGLDIVAGPPSMLNQLAVDGKLDVSPVSSIVYGHHNDKFLILPEVSISADGCLQSILLAAKRPIDELGSARVALTAKSATSHTLLKIIMNIAYNITPEYFVSSAASQAEAFVQADAVLLIGDDALYAYHNQTPNYYYYDIGQEWKKLTGQAMVYALWVVRREFAAARPDLIPVVHERVVGGFTYGLNHLPAAVNMLSGKVPFSDQQVTAYINLLNYRLTPEHQAALLTYYKLANRLGLIDSIPSLNFIKVGQ
- the guaA gene encoding GMP synthase [glutamine-hydrolyzing], producing MMTGKQEMILVMDFGGQYSQLIARRIRECGVYCEIVPFNTSIDKIRQMAPKGIVFSGGPSSVYGEGAPKCDPQVFEINLPVLGICYGMQLTAYTLGGKVAHASSREYGNTRLYIDKTTGVFAEINPETQVWMSHGDYIAEPPAGFDITAHTNSTPVAAMENNERRLYGVQFHPEVVHTPEGMKMLRNFLFNICGCIGDWNMGSFVDQAVAKIKSQVGDKRVLCALSGGVDSSVAAVLVHRAVGEQLTCVFVNHGFLRKGEAEQVVKTFRDGFKMNLVYVDAVERFMNRLRGVTDPEQKRKLIGEEFIRVFEAEAAKLGNIDFLVQGTLYPDVIESGTATAAVIKSHHNVGGLPEDMKFELVEPLRDLFKDEVRALGREINLPEDIVWRQPFPGPGLAIRIIGEITEERLEILREADAIVYQEIKIAGLYRKVWQSFAVLPAMKSVGVMGDERTYAYTIGLRIVESEDGMTADWVRLPYEVLDTISRRIVNEVKGVNRIVYDITSKPPSTIEWE